In a genomic window of Paracoccaceae bacterium:
- a CDS encoding ABC transporter permease, protein MELLDILLSASFWAAAIRIASPLIFATLGELICERAGVLNLGIEGIMVAGAFAGWMAVYSGTGLWMGVAVAMAVGMLFGLLHSTLTVPFGLSQHVVGLGITLLATSATYYAYRLALPEVTSPPKIEAFQPYPIPGLSELPLIGPALFNQTPLTYAAFVLVLVVSYTLYRTPLGLAVRAAGENPSAVAAQGLSVTGIRMGAVIIGSGFMAVGGAFLTMSAFDSFFFEMVNGRGWICIALVVFGAWRPGKALMGAVLFAAFDALQIRVQQTSLGAAVPYQIFLMTPYVLSIMALVLVSRRAEVPAALMVPFNKGER, encoded by the coding sequence ATGGAACTTCTCGACATCCTCCTCTCCGCCAGCTTTTGGGCTGCTGCGATCCGCATCGCCAGCCCGTTGATCTTCGCAACACTTGGAGAGCTGATTTGCGAGCGTGCCGGTGTTTTGAACCTCGGGATTGAGGGCATCATGGTCGCAGGCGCTTTTGCCGGGTGGATGGCCGTCTATTCCGGCACCGGGCTTTGGATGGGCGTTGCGGTCGCCATGGCGGTCGGCATGCTGTTTGGCCTGCTGCATTCCACGCTCACAGTGCCCTTTGGTCTGTCACAACACGTCGTCGGACTGGGTATTACGCTGCTCGCGACCTCCGCCACCTACTATGCCTATCGGCTCGCACTGCCAGAGGTCACCAGCCCTCCCAAGATCGAGGCCTTCCAGCCCTATCCGATCCCCGGCCTGTCCGAACTCCCCCTGATCGGACCCGCACTTTTCAATCAAACCCCTCTGACATATGCGGCTTTTGTCCTCGTTTTGGTCGTGAGCTACACGCTCTATCGCACGCCATTGGGACTGGCCGTGCGCGCGGCGGGCGAAAACCCGTCCGCCGTCGCCGCACAGGGCTTGTCTGTCACCGGCATCCGTATGGGTGCGGTAATTATCGGCAGCGGGTTCATGGCCGTAGGCGGCGCCTTCCTGACAATGTCCGCTTTTGACAGTTTCTTCTTTGAAATGGTCAACGGACGCGGCTGGATTTGCATCGCGCTTGTCGTCTTTGGCGCTTGGCGACCGGGCAAGGCGCTTATGGGCGCGGTTCTATTTGCCGCCTTTGACGCCCTGCAAATCCGCGTACAACAAACCAGCCTCGGGGCCGCCGTCCCCTATCAGATATTCCTGATGACACCTTACGTCTTGTCCATCATGGCATTGGTTCTGGTGTCGCGACGTGCTGAAGTACCGGCGGCTTTGATGGTACCTTTCAACAAGGGAGAACGCTGA